A single region of the Fenollaria sporofastidiosus genome encodes:
- the murC gene encoding UDP-N-acetylmuramate--L-alanine ligase produces the protein MGFFLKKHNIDNIFFIGIGGIGMSGLAELLIAEGCKVKGTDTGESQIIERLKKMGAVVYNKHEAKNVESSKVVVYTDAIRPDNPELIRAKELGLEIYDRASFLGEVMKLYPNSVCVSGTHGKTTTTSMIASITTHTQMDPTILLGGELDEIGGNIRIGKGNIIISEACEYKANILKYNPTMAMILNIDEDHLDFYKNIEDIIATFKKYADDVPSTGYVLYNKDDEHVLEAIKDVKAKTISFAVDADADYKAENITYDENGCANFDLVHNNQKTEIKLSILGKHNVYNALAAIAMANTYGASLEDIKKYILLYTGVHRRIETKGYIGSVRIIDDYAHHPTEIMATLEAVKKMSKGRIITIFQPHTYTRTQKLLQGFAEAFKRSDITIITDIYAAREKDTKLVHSKDLIKSMKEHGYDAMYISKFEDIENYLLDNLRDNDIILTVGAGNIYKLGEDLLKIKEGK, from the coding sequence ATGGGCTTTTTTTTGAAAAAACACAATATTGACAATATATTTTTCATAGGCATAGGCGGTATTGGTATGAGTGGTCTTGCAGAATTACTTATAGCGGAGGGCTGCAAGGTCAAGGGTACTGATACTGGTGAGAGCCAAATCATAGAAAGACTTAAGAAGATGGGTGCCGTTGTATACAACAAGCACGAGGCAAAGAACGTTGAGTCATCTAAGGTCGTTGTCTACACTGACGCAATACGTCCTGACAACCCTGAACTAATTAGAGCAAAGGAGCTTGGTCTTGAGATCTACGATAGAGCTTCCTTCCTTGGCGAAGTGATGAAGCTATATCCAAACTCAGTTTGCGTATCAGGAACCCACGGCAAGACTACAACTACGTCGATGATTGCCTCGATCACAACACATACACAGATGGACCCTACCATACTCCTAGGTGGTGAGCTTGACGAGATAGGTGGCAACATCAGAATCGGTAAAGGAAACATCATCATCAGTGAGGCGTGCGAGTACAAGGCAAACATACTTAAGTACAATCCAACTATGGCGATGATACTAAACATTGACGAAGACCACCTTGACTTCTACAAGAACATCGAAGACATCATCGCAACTTTCAAAAAGTATGCAGACGACGTACCATCAACAGGCTACGTTCTATATAACAAAGACGACGAGCATGTCCTTGAGGCGATAAAGGATGTCAAGGCAAAGACTATCAGCTTCGCGGTTGATGCAGACGCAGACTACAAGGCGGAGAACATCACCTATGATGAGAATGGCTGTGCGAACTTCGACCTTGTTCACAACAACCAAAAGACTGAGATCAAGCTAAGCATTCTAGGTAAGCATAACGTGTATAATGCACTTGCTGCCATTGCCATGGCAAACACTTACGGCGCATCACTTGAAGATATCAAAAAGTACATCTTATTATATACAGGAGTTCACAGACGTATAGAGACAAAGGGCTACATAGGCTCTGTGCGCATCATAGACGACTACGCCCACCACCCTACTGAGATCATGGCGACACTTGAAGCTGTGAAGAAGATGTCTAAAGGTAGAATCATAACTATATTCCAACCTCACACATACACAAGAACGCAAAAGCTATTGCAAGGCTTTGCAGAAGCGTTTAAGAGAAGCGATATAACCATCATCACGGACATCTACGCTGCCAGAGAGAAGGACACTAAGCTTGTGCACTCGAAGGACTTAATCAAGTCTATGAAGGAGCACGGCTACGACGCTATGTACATCTCGAAGTTTGAAGACATCGAAAACTACTTACTTGACAACCTTAGAGATAACGACATCATACTTACAGTTGGTGCAGGTAACATATACAAGCTTGGCGAGGATCTACTAAAAATTAAAGAAGGAAAGTAA
- a CDS encoding alanine/glycine:cation symporter family protein, whose translation MLNTYLAFKLEPIIKAINSVLWSKFLMYALLALGIFYTIYLGFPQITKIGLAFKYAFGGLFKKKDKTEVKDGEIKVNSFQALATAIAAQVGTGNIGGVATAVASGGPGAIFWMWVSGILGMSTIFAEAVLAQLYREERDGEPVGGPSYYISKGLKSKPLAIIFSITIILALGFVGNMVQSNSISLALSKAINVNALYIGIALAVLVGFVIIGGLKRITTMAELIVPFMAVIYIIGSGFILYVYRHHLHLVFRMVFTEAFSTQAVVGGMAGTVMKEAIKNGVARGLFSNEAGMGSTPHAHATANVKDPCIQGFVAMAGVVVDTIIICSITALVVIATEAHFSGEQSVAITQYAFKAAFGEPGSIFLAISLMFFAFTTIVGWYMFGEMNIRYLFKGKTAINVYRVLVLICIVVGSVFGASIIWDLADTFNGFMVIPNLIALFLLAPQVKKAYKGYVAKKKAGELD comes from the coding sequence ATGCTTAATACATATTTAGCATTCAAACTAGAGCCTATCATCAAGGCTATCAATAGTGTATTATGGTCAAAGTTTTTGATGTATGCACTACTAGCTCTAGGTATATTCTACACTATATACTTAGGCTTCCCGCAGATCACTAAGATTGGTCTAGCGTTCAAGTACGCTTTTGGAGGACTTTTTAAGAAGAAAGACAAAACAGAAGTTAAAGACGGCGAAATAAAGGTAAACTCATTCCAAGCACTTGCTACAGCGATCGCTGCACAAGTTGGTACAGGTAACATAGGCGGTGTTGCTACTGCTGTTGCATCTGGTGGACCAGGCGCGATATTCTGGATGTGGGTTTCAGGTATACTTGGTATGTCAACTATATTTGCAGAGGCAGTTCTTGCTCAGCTTTACAGAGAAGAAAGAGACGGAGAGCCTGTCGGTGGACCTTCATACTACATTTCTAAAGGTTTAAAGTCTAAACCACTTGCAATTATATTCTCTATTACAATAATTCTTGCACTTGGCTTTGTAGGTAACATGGTTCAATCAAACTCAATCTCACTAGCTTTGTCAAAGGCGATAAATGTTAATGCACTATACATCGGTATTGCTCTTGCGGTTCTTGTTGGCTTCGTTATTATTGGTGGTCTTAAGAGAATCACGACTATGGCTGAGCTTATAGTTCCATTCATGGCAGTAATCTACATCATCGGCAGCGGCTTTATACTATATGTATACAGACATCACTTGCATCTAGTATTTAGGATGGTCTTCACTGAAGCTTTCTCTACTCAAGCAGTTGTCGGCGGTATGGCTGGTACTGTTATGAAGGAAGCTATCAAAAACGGTGTTGCAAGAGGCCTTTTCTCAAACGAAGCTGGTATGGGTTCAACTCCACACGCTCACGCAACTGCAAATGTTAAGGACCCTTGCATACAAGGTTTCGTTGCGATGGCAGGAGTTGTTGTAGACACTATCATCATCTGCTCAATCACTGCACTTGTAGTTATCGCCACAGAAGCACACTTCTCAGGCGAGCAATCAGTTGCCATCACGCAATATGCATTCAAAGCAGCCTTTGGTGAGCCAGGATCTATCTTCCTTGCAATCTCACTTATGTTCTTCGCCTTCACAACTATAGTTGGTTGGTACATGTTTGGCGAGATGAACATCCGCTACCTATTCAAAGGTAAGACAGCAATCAATGTATATAGAGTGCTTGTACTTATATGCATAGTTGTTGGCTCGGTATTCGGCGCATCAATCATTTGGGACCTTGCAGATACATTCAACGGTTTCATGGTTATTCCGAACCTTATCGCCCTATTCTTACTTGCACCACAAGTTAAGAAGGCATACAAAGGATATGTAGCTAAGAAAAAAGCTGGCGAATTAGATTAA
- a CDS encoding histidine kinase, producing MGLLMNTASEIADKVKEDFNDDKNYLFALKRNDFKRGLLKLFLSRLYYIMDGARSFVLYFNEKGIYEKEISNTVKGNFVLMPWEEIENFTVDYKSSKANITLVHLGAKVLYEVPFTGAMAKGNKERLDDLQKKAFNKLV from the coding sequence GTGGGTCTTTTAATGAATACTGCGAGTGAAATCGCAGATAAGGTCAAGGAAGATTTTAATGACGATAAAAATTATTTATTTGCCCTAAAACGTAATGATTTTAAAAGGGGTTTATTAAAATTATTTTTGAGTAGATTGTATTACATTATGGACGGTGCTAGATCTTTTGTGTTGTACTTTAATGAGAAGGGCATATATGAGAAGGAAATTTCAAACACTGTGAAGGGAAATTTTGTTTTGATGCCTTGGGAGGAGATTGAAAATTTTACTGTGGATTATAAAAGCAGCAAGGCGAACATCACTTTAGTTCATCTAGGAGCAAAGGTGCTTTATGAGGTGCCTTTTACTGGTGCTATGGCGAAGGGCAACAAGGAAAGGCTTGATGATCTTCAAAAGAAGGCTTTCAATAAACTAGTTTAG
- a CDS encoding helix-turn-helix transcriptional regulator, producing the protein MDVIIENRIAEFRKEQGLSQHRLAKAVDLKRRSIMAYEAGTISPSLETAYKICKVLGKDIKEVFIFK; encoded by the coding sequence TTGGACGTTATAATCGAAAACAGAATCGCTGAATTTAGAAAGGAGCAGGGCCTTTCGCAGCACAGGCTTGCCAAGGCGGTGGACTTAAAGAGAAGGTCCATTATGGCATATGAAGCGGGAACTATCAGTCCAAGTCTTGAGACTGCCTACAAGATTTGCAAGGTCTTAGGCAAAGACATCAAGGAAGTATTTATTTTTAAGTAG